Proteins from one Triticum aestivum cultivar Chinese Spring chromosome 7A, IWGSC CS RefSeq v2.1, whole genome shotgun sequence genomic window:
- the LOC123150080 gene encoding uncharacterized protein has translation MGLDLHFPRFLADKYIMRENLYVLMLCTSKYKQSRKISSSTSLTTPDYQGMSRAARDEKSGASRRKGSRDSDGQNNPVEAARGSSRQITIKREKQRKGPMEEFGEEQGLHHLASRKGRPCHHLASPGPHAPVSALEAGFRELRLQGRMNVQVCSIKCFSTFDG, from the exons ATGGGATTGGATCTCCATTTTCCAAGATTCTTAGCTGATAAGTATATTATGCGGGAAAATCTCTACGTACTGATGTTGTGCACATCCAAATACAAGCAAT CGAGGAAGATTTCATCCTCAACCTCCCTCACGACCCCAG ATTATCAAGGTATGAGCAGAGCAGCGAGGGATGAGAAAAG TGGTGCATCTAGGAGGAAGGGATCTAGAGACAGCGATGGGCAAAACAATCCTGTGGAGGCAGCAAGAGGCAGTTCTCGACAAATCACTATTAAG AGAGAAAAGCAGCGCAAGGGTCCAATGGAAGAATTTGGTGAAGAACAAGGTCTCCATCATTTGGCGTCAAGGAAGGGAAGACCATGTCATCATTTGGCCAGTCCAG GTCCCCATGCCCCTGTATCTGCCCTCGAAGCCGGGTTCCGCGAGCTAAGGTTGCAGGGGAGAATGAACGTGCAAGTTTGCAGCAtcaaatgtttttctacatttGATGGGTAG